In Erpetoichthys calabaricus chromosome 4, fErpCal1.3, whole genome shotgun sequence, one genomic interval encodes:
- the stx19 gene encoding syntaxin-19: MKDRLEELKQRAKETESKERATGGTGAASEEFTMKQQAIVFEKEPVVETVLNNAQHIQDDIQELDEDVKKFSQQQKGLISSMRRFSVIKKESNITRDIKIRAENIHKRLEALSLDIKRAEAEDEYDSAITRIKCTQYNMLFKHFQNVMFQYNDSLTEKQDKCKQFIVRQLEVAGKDVTDEEVNRMMEQGKWEVFNENLLEDVKITKAQLSEIEQRHKELLNLESQIKDLRDLFTEIYLQVELQSGTLNNIEAIVNETKDYVEKSNNEIKLAVKYRQRNPCKVLFCCCCPCCD, translated from the coding sequence ATGAAGGACCGACTTGAAGAACTGAAACAACGAGCCAAGGAAACAGAATCAAAGGAAAGAGCCACTGGAGGGACAGGGGCTGCGAGTGAGGAATTTACTATGAAGCAGCAGGCCATAGTGTTTGAAAAGGAACCAGTTGTGGAAACAGTTCTAAACAATGCTCAACACATTCAGGATGATATTCAAGAATTGGACGAAGATGTCAAGAAGTTTAGCCAACAACAAAAGGGGCTAATATCCAGTATGAGACGTTTCAGTGTCATTAAAAAGGAGAGCAACATTACCAGGGACATTAAAATTCGTGCAGAAAATATCCATAAACGTCTAGAGGCTCTGTCCCTGGATATCAAGAGAGCAGAGGCAGAGGACGAGTATGATTCTGCAATTACCAGAATTAAATGCACTCAGTATAATATGCTCTTCAAGcactttcagaatgttatgtttcaGTACAATGACTCCTTGACAGAAAAGCAGGACAAGTGCAAACAGTTCATTGTGCGGCAGCTGGAAGTGGCAGGTAAAGACGTGACAGATGAAGAAGTTAACAGAATGATGGAGCAAGGAAAGTGGGAGGTGTTCAATGAGAATTTACTAGAGGACGTGAAGATTACAAAAGCACAGCTCAGTGAGATTGAACAGCGTCACAAAGAACTGTTGAACCTGGAAAGCCAAATAAAAGACCTACGGGACCTCTTTACAGAGATTTACTTACAAGTGGAATTGCAGAGTGGAACCTTAAATAACATTGAGGCGATTGTGAATGAAACTAAGGATTATGTTGAAAAATCCAATAATGAAATTAAGCTTGCAGTGAAATATAGGCAAAGAAATCCTTGCAAAGTGCTTTTTTGTTGCTGCTGTCCATGCTGTGACTAA